In Aspergillus chevalieri M1 DNA, chromosome 7, nearly complete sequence, the sequence CGTTTATCTCGATGGAGAAACTAGAGCGGACATACCTGCCTACACCCTCGCAGACAGAAGAGCAGGaacagagagaagaagaggaggaggaattgaaaccttggaagaagaagaagcgaccCAATAGAAAACCAGACCTCCACGCCTTCGTCCGAACACTCCGACGCGAACTAGTCTCGTGGCAGAAGAGACGCGACGCTGTCGGGTTATTACGGGAGAAGCTTGGGGTGCGGAATCAGGATTCTGACTCCGAGCAGGATATTTTCTCTGACGTCAAAGATGGAGAAGGGTGGTTACCAATAAACCCAATGGGTCTTGCATCGCTATCACCAACCGCACTGGAAGCACGATACGTCAGATTAGAATGGGAAGATGGTCGCGTGGGGAGATTCAAATTGTCGAATACCGGGATGGTGGAGCGCGCGGTTGTGATAGGGGACCAGGGTAGGGATAAAATACTGGAAGCAGCTATGACAGGCGGTGATGGGCGGGTAGAAAGCGTGCTGGACCGGTTGGGGCAGTATACTACATCGAAGCCCTGACTGGGTAGTAAGAGATGATGTATGAACTACTCTAGGGATTAAACGCTATGCACATAATTCAAAGACCGCTGATGCGTGTGTAAACCAAGAAAGATATGAAAAAAGAGCAACGTATTGCTGCGATTAGAAAAGAATAAAACCACCAGTGGCTAAAAAAAGAAGTATGTAGCAAAACACCATGCTAGACGCGAACCCGAACAGCTGCGGAAATCAAATGCAAACGATGAGACAAGTATGCGACCCAAAAGGAAAACCCAAGAAGAATATGCAAAACATATGCTGGGAAatggaagagagaaaggaaaaagggtaTCACTGGACATAAAATCAtcaagacaaaaaaaaaaaaaaagaggagaaaGTATTAGATCATCGTTCCATCTCCTTTCTGGTGCATCTGTTCATCATCACCGCTGCCAGCAACGCAGCATGCCGAGTCTCGCGTCTCGTAGTGCGAATCATTGAACGTCAGTGGCGGAAGAGGACCATACGGCTGGCCATGCTGTTGTTCTAGCTTCCGGCGCAGAATGGCTTCCTCCAGATTCCAGCGATGCATCAGCTTTGTCTTTCTAGCGTCGAAACCCTGCAGGACATTCAATTCCTCTTGCTGGTGCTGTTTCTGCAGTTCCGAGAAAGCCTCCGCGTGCTTGTCGATCATGGCGTCTAGCTCGTTCTCGAAGCGTTCGATGGCTTCTTGTAGGCGGCGTTCCTGGCGCTCGCGGAGAACCTTGATCTTGGATTCGTGCAATTGGTCCATTGTTTCATGGTCGTGGTATTCCTGCGCCAGCTGGGCCTTTTGTTGGCTTGTGTATTTCCGTTGGAAAGCGGGCTTTTCGGAGCCGGAACCGGGGGAGGACGGTGGGCTTCGGTTATTGAAGTAGCCTTCCATGTGCTTGATGCGCGTGCGCGCATTTTGCTTGGCCCGGTCGAATTCACGCTGCTGTTCCATTTCAACGGCGAGTTGTCGCTCTTCCATCTTGATGGCATTGGCAGTGTTCTAAACTGTTAACAAACATGATTTCTCAAGGAATGGAAATCAATACCAACCTTTTCgcgcttctcctcctccgtgCGCTTATTCTCCGCCAACCGATCGGCCACAGAAGCCTGCTGCCGACTTCGCAACCGACTCATAAAGGCAGCCTGGAACGTGACATGCCGATTCCTTTCCAAGCGATGCGCCTCGCGCATTTTCACCAGCTCCGCATTAACCAAACTCCTCTGCAGCGACTCATGATCAAAAACCGGAATCTCAAGTTTCATAACCGAATCCTCCCCATTATTCGGAGCGCTGGTAGGTTGCGACGACTGGGCTTCACTGGGCTTCGACTCCACATACACCTTCTCCTCCCCTTGCTCTCCCTTGGTAACTGTAATCTGAGCCTCGGGCGGAAGCAACACGGCCGAGGACGTCCGCTTCCTGCGAAACGGGAATTTGTCAATCGCGGACTTCAGGCTCTCCCTGcgtttctgcttcttctcccccGGCGTCAGGCTTATCATGGAATGTCGGTTGTTATGCACAGCCACAGGAGATGCTCTTGCGGTGGCTCCGTCGCTGCCAGCGGGGGCTAGCTTTCCATCGCTCGAGCAGTACGATGTAGGGCGTGTGGAGAGTGATGCGATCGAGCGGACGCTACCGGATTTGACTGGCCGGGAGGAGACGGTGAGTtcggagagggaggaggtgATCTGATCGAGGGGGATTTCATGGTGCGCATGCTGCTTCTGGGGCCGatcctgctgctgttgaccttgttgttggccttgctgctgctggtgtgCCGTCCCTGGCCTTTCGCAAACCGAATTGCGACCGGTCGACGAGCCAGACGACAGGactggagaggaagaggataaaTCGACCAAGCCCGAGGCAATCGACGCCGTTAGTGATGCAGTCACCTCGAGCTCAGGAACCTTGAGGCCCAGCTGGTGCGCCTCATCGAGTAATTTTTGATTGCTGGATAGTTCCGATTCTTCCGACGGGTGTAACAGGACTTCTTTGCGGTATTGGTCCTCGTCAACGGGATTGTAAACGCTCATGGTTGTGTGGTCGCAGACTAGTCGAGTATAGTAGAGATAGTAGCAATGATTGTGGTTATAGATAGAGGTATGAAACACATCGGAAGCCCGCGACCAACAAAGCCCGGCAGATGGAGAGGGAAAACAAAACAATTAATCAAAGAATCAAAAGAGAGGCTCAGACTAGACTGAAACGGAAGAATAAAAGAATGCTAGAAAAATAATggaataaaaaagaaaaaggaggagGGGCTAAAGCTGGGTCAGGTCAGGGGCGCGCCGTGGTTATAGAGACACTGGACCACGGTACAGAATGATACCAATGGAGAAGGTCGGCGGGAGATTCgatgagaagaggaaagaagagggcGAGGCGAGAGAGCAAGATTGAAGAAGATATGGAGGTATGGGGTACAAGTGAGCAAGAAAAGGAGAGCTGCAAGTAATAATAAGGACTGGGTCAGGTCATGGACTGACTATGGAGTCTTATGGACACTCTCCAGTCAGTGCTCAAATCCAGTAAGCAATTCAAATCGGGCCCGCTTGGAAATAATgcatttttatttttttcatttgaaaaaaaaagaaaattctCCCTGACCCACGAGAgcatttccttttttttttttttttgccggTTGACCGACTCACGGCCCTTCCACGAATAACCGGCCTTATATCCCATGTCGACGCAATTACATACAGCGTACGTCAGTTACAGGTACATCTCGGAGATCCAAAGAAGAAGCCTTTTTTGTATTACTCTTTCATTGTTCTTATTCCCCTGGCATGTGGCACCGAAGTAGGGCTAGCTAGGGCCCGTTGAGTTTCAGCTTTGAATGAATTGTCCGGCTGCAGGCACCGCGGCTTTCAAAGAAAAGTGGATGTGATTCATCAAAAGTCAAAGAGTGCCAAGTTTTGTATCTATAAAGACGTTTCACATCGCTGTTTAATCTATACAACCACCGAATGCGGAGTACATAGCCAAGTATTGATCTGAGCACATTAACTAGTCGCGGGATAGCATCGCAATGGCCATCGCATATGCCTTTTCCGTAGCATCACCTTGAATGGTACCTTTGCGGGCACTCTTGTCCCAAGCGTGGTTGCAGCCTTGCATCCGTTGACAGACAACCTCGCGACCAGGCAATTCACCGATGCGGGTGGCCAACCTTTCGGCTTCACCCGCAAGACTATCACCAGCTGCCGTCACCATCAGCACGCGGTCTGGGAAGCGGTCCGGCTCGCTGTAATACGGGGAGATGCGGGGATCTCTGGCATCCATGCCAGAAGGGATGTAGCATTTGTCGAACATGCGGGCCGCCGCTGGAGGGATAGGCTTTCCCGTGGGGTCTGGCGAAACCTTGGCGGCTGGATCGGTGAAAAGATCGAGCGGTGGATAAAAGGCAAGCACAGAGTGAAAGGTTTCTCGAGGGTAAATGGTCGATGAGGCTGCCAGCGCTAAATTCGCTCCAGCACTAAAGCCCGAAATGTCTACGCGAGATAGGTCGAACTCGGTGGGCTGATTGAGTACCCAGTTGACCACATCCTCGACGTCATTCAGCGCTGCGGGGAATGGATGTTCAGGCGCTAAACGGTACTGCACGTCCAGCACCGTGTATTTGGTCTCTTGGCTGACTTGATAACAAAAAGGACCGTCGCTCCCGTGCATCGGGATAACGAAACCACTGCCGTGGAAATTGATCAAGACGGGTGACAATTTGGGTGCAGATGATGATCGATAGATATGGGTCTTGATTGTCCTTCCAGTTTCTCGAGACGGAATACGGTACACCTCATCGGGAGGGACCACGGTACGCTTGCGAGAGCGAAACCGCACAAGTGCTCGGATGAGCACGGCAACGAGCTTGTAATAGAGATAGGAAAACCACGACATTATTTGATGCGTTGATCGCCACCAGGAGCCAAGCACCCAGCGGGACTGTCAACTTTGTAGAGGTGGAAGATGAAACGAAGCAAATTGCCTATGACATCGGAGAGGCTTGAGCGGCCTAAGCACGGAGGGGCTGAGGTGGACTCGTATTGTGATTGCAAGCCGTGTCTGTATGGAGCAATGCAGAGGAGAGTTGCGATACAGAGATTTCTCTCGTCAACAGAGCGAAACACCGTGTCGATACGGCCCACGATAGCATTCAGTAGACACGATCAATCGAGCTGGACGCGCACTCGCACTCGTATTGTCGAGGTATTTTCGGTGCTTGAAAAGGCACAATTCCCGGGAGAAGGCCGATAATGTTCAATAATCGTAGGGAGAAGTGGGTAATAACGGCCCACCAAATCCTCGTGACAAGAAATCTTCCAATCCCAGAGGCGAACAAAATTAAGGTCAACTCGTGGCTCTCACGTGGAGAATCGAAACAACCGCAGTAAGCGGCTTAGATCTCCGGCCGGTTGTTTCAGAAGAGTTGGAAAAAGGGTTTGCCCCTGGAAGATCCTCGAGACTGTGCCATTGTCAGTCAACCTTGAGCCCTTGGCCATGTGGATGTGGGCTTTTATTTCGGAAGAACATCACTGATCTCCGCTGACCCTCTTTCCTGATGTGGCTTTGTTAGGCGGCTCGGTATTTTTCATGTTCTAACATTTTGTTGGTACAGAGAAAAGAGCatacttgtactctgtagagttGACAGAGTGACCGcggtgtacggagtagacgTACTCGGAGTATGTGTGTAAAGGGGAAGATGCGAGAGGTACGCGATCACGTGCATGTCGTGGCAATAGCAGCACGGACAGTAAACACGTGAAGACCCCTTAATGCAACGCACATGACGGCTTCATCGTCGCCTTAAGCACATCATCCAACAACATCACCGCCAGTCAATCAGCATCGCCATCtcctactccggagtacataaCACAGATTATTCAAATATCCTGAAACAGACTAAGCAATTAAGATCTGATCCTTCAGGGGACTACGGCCCATTTTGCCATCCACTCAACTCTGTTCAACATCGCTGCCTACCAATGATTATCAGCAACACGGGCCGCTCTTAATTACCTATTATTGCGCTGCGTTGGGAAAGGGACTAAGCAATGGCTCTTCCAGCTGAACCAGGGGATTCCAAACTCACCGTCTTCCTCCGCCTGCCGTTCCCCAGAGGGAACTTTGTGGATCCTCCACCTGCAAGTTTATCTAACCCGACTGGTTAGAGAGGAGTGCATGCTGACAGGCTTAGATCGAATGGGACGCAACAAAGGACCAGGCTCTTTGGGATGTCTTGTCTCGGCCATCCAAAGGAGATGATATAGACTGTATTGGCTTTGACGCTTCTCCAACTGCCGAGAGCTTATGCTGACTCGTTTACAGGGAAGACACTGTACGGATACCATGAGTATGGATACTTCAGCGCACTAACAGCTGATCTACCCTAGTGCACATAGTTTCGGCGTGACTCTGCAGTTTCTGTTGCAGCAGGCTGCATGGCTTTATGACCGGCAGTTGACCCAGGTGCGCGCACAAATGCGCAAGGTGGGCACGGCCCAGTCAAGTTCTCCGTCGCCAATGCTTGGCTCGACATCGGGGAGTGCTGCGTTGGGTGGTCAATATAAGGGCCAAGGTATGAATCGTTGTACATCAATTGTATCACGGTTGTCACAGCTAATTGCCAAAAGGATCTCGTCCCCCTCCTAGTCGTCTCACAACACAACAGAAAGACGCACAGCCGCAACGGAGTAAGTGAATAACTACTATCTCTAGGACGCATTCTAATAAAAGCAGTCATTCCCCGGCGCACCAGTTCCAATGCTACTATTAACCAAATCAAACAACGAGACCAATCCCGCAATGCCACACCTACGGCAGAGATGAAAGACCCCAAACCAGAAGGTTCCGGCCGTCGACTTTCTGCAAATATACGCGAACAAGCACCACCTGCGCCGACTCGCAGATCccctactttggaagaagaggaccTTTCAACAAGCTCATCCGAGTCGGAGtcagatgaagaagaggagctgGACAGCCGGCGGAATCCCAGGTTCAAGCGCTTCGGAAAGTTCTCTATGCATCGACCGGGTCTACgagacgatgaagaagatgacgatgatgactcGCCAGCTTTCCTCCCTTACTCGCGAGATGTTGAACACAGACCGCGGGAGCACAGTGGACAGGACCTTAATGCAACCTTGCGTCTCAATACCGGAAGCCCAGATGTCTACCGACGGCGTTCAGCTGAACACCCACAGACTCCTCGAAAATTCATGGCAGCAGAATCTTCAATGAGCTCTGCGAGCTCCGGGGTCCCCGTGAGTCACCAGCCGGGTGACAACAGTCGACAAGCAAGTCAGCTGGCCAGCCCCCGGCGGTCGAAAGAAGCCAGCGATGGCACGCCTAGTATGGGGAGTAGCTTCAGTGATCTTGATGGTAAGATGGACCTAGTTACACCTTCCATACAGTCCTATTAACATCTCTTAGCCACGGATGTTACACAGTCAGCGCTTGAGGAGGAACTACTCAGCATGCAGGGCGGAATGGCGAGTCGGATGAGCACCATTAGCCAAGCTTTGCGGAGTCGCTACCTGTAAGACGAATTATGATATGTAAGCTTAATAAGATCCTAGACTGTCAATTATACTGAGTAACTGTACCCCTGTTACTCTATTTAGTAGTTTAGTTTAAttgctattttacgtcggCAGTCCGATCACGTGCCGCGGGGTCCCGTACGACGGGCGGAGCGAAACCGCCTATCTGGTAGCTAAGCTAATTCTATCATACACACTGGCAAAGCCTCCCTCGCAGGAGCTTGCCTAACTATCTTGGGCCGCAGAAGCCGTAACCTGTTACTCTATTTGTATGTTACTTGAATGTGTTGTTTATGCGGAGAATCACGTGGTACCCCGCGACAGTGACGTCAGCCAGTTCACTCCGAAAGCGGTGAGACAAAGAAACCGACCGAGCCCCTCGGCATAAGCGGAGCTGAGGCCGGCCAGTGTGCATTAATTACTATCCTTATCCTTAGTCGTCCTCCTAAAGCTTCTTATCATACATCCTTATTCTCATTCTTACTGCGTACATTGAAGACCGATTGTCAATTGGATTGGATCCGGTTTACGGAGTACGTATCGTTGAATGGTCCCCAACCGGAGGCGATTTGTTGAGGCCAATAAAGCACCGAGTACCGAGTACTATTGCTGAACTACTGCTAATGAAACCGGTCAATAGGAATTGCCGTCTACGGAGTGGTCGCCGGGTTTATGATCGCACAGTGTTATAAAGACACCGCAATTGACCCAGGTCGAATGGAACCGAATCATTAGTCGCATCtacaccaacaccaatcCCAATTCCTTGTCCTCCTCACTATCGCAATGACAACCCCA encodes:
- a CDS encoding putative esterase/lipase (CAZy:CE10;~COG:V;~EggNog:ENOG410PWZP;~InterPro:IPR029058,IPR013094;~MEROPS:MER0036039;~PFAM:PF07859;~TransMembrane:1 (o6-22i);~go_function: GO:0016787 - hydrolase activity [Evidence IEA]), with amino-acid sequence MSWFSYLYYKLVAVLIRALVRFRSRKRTVVPPDEVYRIPSRETGRTIKTHIYRSSSAPKLSPVLINFHGSGFVIPMHGSDGPFCYQVSQETKYTVLDVQYRLAPEHPFPAALNDVEDVVNWVLNQPTEFDLSRVDISGFSAGANLALAASSTIYPRETFHSVLAFYPPLDLFTDPAAKVSPDPTGKPIPPAAARMFDKCYIPSGMDARDPRISPYYSEPDRFPDRVLMVTAAGDSLAGEAERLATRIGELPGREVVCQRMQGCNHAWDKSARKGTIQGDATEKAYAMAIAMLSRD
- a CDS encoding uncharacterized protein (COG:S;~EggNog:ENOG410PNBY;~InterPro:IPR018464;~PFAM:PF09496;~go_component: GO:0000776 - kinetochore [Evidence IEA];~go_process: GO:0034508 - centromere complex assembly [Evidence IEA]) yields the protein MESDLDADISSIRAEIRALQSRKRFLSSSLLASDALQKHFSDPDTLSSAKSQLQLAEASPLVQSANTHTESNHHRIAFSTTAFPFTDPSPHGSSGGGKDQNKDKEKEKSLLGVRIDICARNGRFAKPYYVLLKRVPGPDGQRRLRVHRHTIPAFISMEKLERTYLPTPSQTEEQEQREEEEEELKPWKKKKRPNRKPDLHAFVRTLRRELVSWQKRRDAVGLLREKLGVRNQDSDSEQDIFSDVKDGEGWLPINPMGLASLSPTALEARYVRLEWEDGRVGRFKLSNTGMVERAVVIGDQGRDKILEAAMTGGDGRVESVLDRLGQYTTSKP
- a CDS encoding multidomain presynaptic cytomatrix related protein (COG:S;~EggNog:ENOG410PND5;~InterPro:IPR039362,IPR039113,IPR040666;~PFAM:PF18388;~go_process: GO:0000045 - autophagosome assembly [Evidence IEA]), whose product is MALPAEPGDSKLTVFLRLPFPRGNFVDPPPIEWDATKDQALWDVLSRPSKGDDIDWKTLAHSFGVTLQFLLQQAAWLYDRQLTQVRAQMRKVGTAQSSSPSPMLGSTSGSAALGGQYKGQGSRPPPSRLTTQQKDAQPQRIIPRRTSSNATINQIKQRDQSRNATPTAEMKDPKPEGSGRRLSANIREQAPPAPTRRSPTLEEEDLSTSSSESESDEEEELDSRRNPRFKRFGKFSMHRPGLRDDEEDDDDDSPAFLPYSRDVEHRPREHSGQDLNATLRLNTGSPDVYRRRSAEHPQTPRKFMAAESSMSSASSGVPVSHQPGDNSRQASQLASPRRSKEASDGTPSMGSSFSDLDATDVTQSALEEELLSMQGGMASRMSTISQALRSRYL
- a CDS encoding uncharacterized protein (COG:S;~EggNog:ENOG410PXPK) → MSVYNPVDEDQYRKEVLLHPSEESELSSNQKLLDEAHQLGLKVPELEVTASLTASIASGLVDLSSSSPVLSSGSSTGRNSVCERPGTAHQQQQGQQQGQQQQDRPQKQHAHHEIPLDQITSSLSELTVSSRPVKSGSVRSIASLSTRPTSYCSSDGKLAPAGSDGATARASPVAVHNNRHSMISLTPGEKKQKRRESLKSAIDKFPFRRKRTSSAVLLPPEAQITVTKGEQGEEKVYVESKPSEAQSSQPTSAPNNGEDSVMKLEIPVFDHESLQRSLVNAELVKMREAHRLERNRHVTFQAAFMSRLRSRQQASVADRLAENKRTEEEKREKNTANAIKMEERQLAVEMEQQREFDRAKQNARTRIKHMEGYFNNRSPPSSPGSGSEKPAFQRKYTSQQKAQLAQEYHDHETMDQLHESKIKVLRERQERRLQEAIERFENELDAMIDKHAEAFSELQKQHQQEELNVLQGFDARKTKLMHRWNLEEAILRRKLEQQHGQPYGPLPPLTFNDSHYETRDSACCVAGSGDDEQMHQKGDGTMI